The following nucleotide sequence is from Nitrospira sp..
CGAGAAGGGCCACACGATCATCAGCAATACGGTGGTGGATGCCGCCGTCGGCCACATCCTCCCCAAGGGCGCCATGGATGCGATGCGCGCGTTGGGCGGCAATCTGGATGCCGCCGGGATCGATCGCGACAAAATGCAAGCCGACGATTCGGTCGCCAAGGATTTGATGGGCTCAACCCTGAGCGGCATGATGACGCAGGTGGTCGAAGAGAAGCCGGCCCCGACGTCCACGACGCAGGCCTATTTGGATCGCATGAGCCAGAACTACTTCGTCTGCGACGGCTGCGGCTACATCGGCAAGGGCGACACGCCGGTCAAATGTCCCGTCTGTAGTGCCGAAGGAGACCGTTTCAAGCAGGTCGACAAGACCATCTTCGAAGCGGCGGCCAAGGCCGAAGGCGGACTCGAAACAGATGTGGCGTACGATGACATCCCGATGCAGTGGACCAAGGATGCCAAGGAAGCGATCCGCGCCGTGCCGGCAGGGTTCCAGCGGCGACGCGCCAAGGCCAAGATCGAAAAAAGCGCCCGCAAACTGGGCATGACGACGATTACCCTCGAATACGCCGGCCCCATGATTCGCGAAGCGGCCGCCGAGGATTACACCCCGATCTTTGCGAACAAGGGAACCGGTACCGCACCGCAGGCGGAAGCGGCCATCTCGAACGGAACCGAGTCCCACGCCGCCAACGGCGGCGTCGAAGAGCCGCAGACCGCACAGGCGAATCCCTCACCCTATACCTGGACGGCGGATGCCCAGGCGCGGCTGGAGCGGGCTCCGGAAGGGTTCATGCGCGACTGCACCAAGGCTCTCATCGAAAAACATGCGGACAAAATCGGCGTCACTGTCATTACGCTGGAAGTGGCGACCGAGGGCATCGAGCAGGCCAAGGGGTATATGGCCGATGCGATGAAGACCGGCAATCTGAAGGACATGATTGCCAACCTGACCGGCTCCTCCAAAACCGGGGCGAGCCGCTAATGGGAAAATCATTGCCGATCCTCAACTTTCCTCCGCTGGGAGGAAAGTTCGAGGCGCTTCAACAGCAGATCAGTCAATTTTTCACGCCGACATCACCCTCGGCCGGGCCGTACGACGGCCGGACCGTGGATGACTTCAAGCCCTATCTCATCGCCTTGAACCTCACCAAACGGTGCAACCTCAAGTGCGATCACTGTTATCTCGATGCCACAACAAAAGCGGGCGGCGGAACCGATGAGCTGAGCACCGAGGAATGCTTCCGGCTGATCGATCAGATTGCCGAGGTGAACAAGGGTTGCCTGCTGGTGATCACCGGCGGCGAGCCGCTTGTCCGACCCGACATCCTCGACATTGCTCGGCATGCGGTAGCCCTTGGATTCATCGTCGTGTTCGGCACCAACGGCATGCTGATCAACGACCGGATGGCCAAGACCCTGGTCGAGATCGGCGTCATGGGCGTCGGCATCAGTATCGACTCGCTGGATCCGGAGAAACACGACCGATTTCGTGGGGTGCCCGGCGCCTTTGCCAGCGCCTTGGCCGGGATCGAAGCCTGCAAGCGTAACGGGCTCCAGTTTCAGGTTCACTTCAGCGCCCAGCCGATGAACTACCAGGAACTGCCTGCGGTTGTGGAGTGGGCCCACAATCTCGGTGCGCGCGTGCTGAACGTGTTTTTCATGGTCTGTACCGGCCGCGGCGAAGAGTTGACCGACATCACCCCCCAGCAATATGAAGAGGTCTTGGGCTATCTGGTGGACTGCCAGGACCGCTACAAGGACATGTTGGTGCGGGCCCGTTGCGCCCCGCATTTCAAACGGCTGGCCTATGAAAAGGACCCCAATTCGCCCATCACCAAGGCCACCGGTTACATGGGGGGTGGCTGCTTGGCCGGCACGAATTACGCGCGGGTCACGCCGAACGGTGAACTCACCCCTTGTCCCTATATGCCGCTCTCGGCCGGCAACGTACGCGAGACGAGCTTTGTGGACCTATGGGAGCGGTCGGATATTTTCAACTCGTTCCGCTACCCTCAATTGAAGGGGAAGTGCGGCGATTGCGAGTATACCGATATTTGCGGCGGCTGCCGGGCCAGGCCTTACGTAGACCACGGTGATTGGCTCGACGAAGACCAGTGGTGCCTTTACACGCCGAAGGGTGGCGACAAGATCCAAGTGGCCTTCAATACGCCCGAAGAGGTGGAGGTGGCGTGGGATGAAGCGTCACAACTTCGCCTGAGCCGCATCCCCTATTTTCTCCGTGCCATGGTCAAGAAGGGCGTGGAGCGCCACGCCCGAGAGAACGGCGTCGAACTGATCACTGTGGGCTTGATGGAGGAACTCCGAAAGAAGCGGTTCGGTAACGATGCCCCGGTCTTCAACTTCGACATGAAAGGCAAGGACTAGGGCCTGATCTTCGACAATGGATTCCGTACAAAGCATCTTCCTCGATCTGAATCAGCTCATTCCGATCGTCAACCATTGGTTTCATCTCCTGTCGGCCGTCATCTGGATCGGCGGGCTGGCCTTCCTCGTCATGGCCGTGACACCGGGACTGCGGGACGGCGGCGTTCCCAAAGAATACATCCGCCCCATCACGGAAGCGTTCTACCGGCATTACAAACGGGTGGCCGGTATTCTCCTCGTGGTACTGCTCTTCACAGGCGGCGTCAATGTGCATTATGTAAACCAAATTCTCACGTCTCAGACCGGTCAGGGATTACAACATCACTCTAAGTACCTGTGGATCTTCTGCATCAAGCTCGTCTTGGTATTGGGCCTCCTCACCCTCTTCCTGTACAGCGTCATCTTCAAGTCGGACGCGGAGGAGGAAGAAGAGGGGGACCTTCACGAATCGATTCCCTTTCAACGGGCCGCGTTATGGATGGGCTTTTTCATCATCCTCTGCGCCGCCGCCATGAAGCATCTGCATCAGTAGTCTTTCAACCTCTGCCAATGGCCTTGTATCTGTTCAGATACCAGGTCGTTGCAGTCGACGCTGCGACATCCTCGGCCTCCCCATCCCCTTCAGAGTCCAAACACCCTAAAAAAATCATGGCATTCGCGTCCTGATCCAGGTACCCTTCCTCGCGCGAATTTGGCACATGTGTTGCTCTGTTCGGCATGACTAGTCATCATCCTGCGCCGCAATCCCAAGGAGGGGATACGCCATGCCGTTCCACCACACTCGCCTGCTGATCGTTTCCGGATTGTTGATGGCCCTGTCCACGATCCCTTGCCGGGCCATGGAGCCGGCTGCTTCACAAGCCCCACCGCTTCGCATAGTGGGAAAGCTCGACCAGGATCACCCACGCTGGTATCACGCGTCAGCCGGAACCCAACTCATGCCCTATGACTGGTTCGTGGCCCTCTTGGATAGCACGTCGAAAGAGTTCGAAAAGGCAGGCATCCTCGTCGACTCCATCCATCCGGACCGCCTGCCGGTCGGCATGTCCGAGCCACAGGCCGGAGCCCCATCGTCATCCCCCACCGGAATGAATTGCGCGTTCTGCCATACGACCGAATTCACATACGGGAACAAGGTATTTCGCATCGAAGGAGGTCCTTCGCTGCAATATAATCAACGATTCCTCGGCGTCCTCATTAAAGCGCTCCGGGGCCTCGTTCTGCCGGATCTCCCCACTCTCCTAAAGAGCATTCAAGCCGAACGGCCTCTTGAACCCTTCAAGACCTTCGCAACCAAGGTGCTGGAGCGTCGGCAAGAGGGTTCGAGCATTTCCAGCCTCAGCAAATTGGCCGGTGACGTGGACGCCTATAGCCGGTCCCTCGTCACCCGAGGCGCAATGGATAGCTCGCCCGAATGGTGGGGGCCCGGTCGGTTCGATGCACTGGGGCGCGGTGGCAATACGGTCTTTGGTCCGCTCAATCCGGACAACCTCAGACCCGCCAACGCGCCCGTGAGCATTCCACCGCTGTGGGGCGTCTGGGCCTATGACTGGGTGCAGTGGTCGGGATCGAT
It contains:
- a CDS encoding radical SAM protein; its protein translation is MGKSLPILNFPPLGGKFEALQQQISQFFTPTSPSAGPYDGRTVDDFKPYLIALNLTKRCNLKCDHCYLDATTKAGGGTDELSTEECFRLIDQIAEVNKGCLLVITGGEPLVRPDILDIARHAVALGFIVVFGTNGMLINDRMAKTLVEIGVMGVGISIDSLDPEKHDRFRGVPGAFASALAGIEACKRNGLQFQVHFSAQPMNYQELPAVVEWAHNLGARVLNVFFMVCTGRGEELTDITPQQYEEVLGYLVDCQDRYKDMLVRARCAPHFKRLAYEKDPNSPITKATGYMGGGCLAGTNYARVTPNGELTPCPYMPLSAGNVRETSFVDLWERSDIFNSFRYPQLKGKCGDCEYTDICGGCRARPYVDHGDWLDEDQWCLYTPKGGDKIQVAFNTPEEVEVAWDEASQLRLSRIPYFLRAMVKKGVERHARENGVELITVGLMEELRKKRFGNDAPVFNFDMKGKD